One Drosophila ananassae strain 14024-0371.13 chromosome XR, ASM1763931v2, whole genome shotgun sequence genomic window, GGGTCCGCTGTAGCCGCTCCGGAACTGCGTGTGCCGAGTGGCCTTGGGCATGATCAGCGAGTTGAGGGGAACAATAAAggcctcctccacctcctccatATTGAGATGCAGCTCGGATATGTGGAAATCGGGGATCACACCCACCACCGGCACAATGGACGAGGTGCGTGGCAAGTGCAGCTCCTTGGCCTCGCCCCAAACTTTAATTCGATCGCGTGGGAGACCGATCTCCTCCTCCGTTTCCCGCAAGGCGCAGTCCACGTTGCAGGCGTCGTGCGGGTCCCGTCTCCCGCCTGGGAAGGATATCTGAAAGCTGTGACTGCGCAGGTGTCTCGATCGTCGGGTGTACAGCAAAGAAACCAGGTCCCTGTGGTAGAAGGCAAACCATTAGAGAGATCTTGAGTATTATACACAAAAGTATAGTTACCAGATAGAGCTCTATATACTTTTAAGATATCTATCTATGAGATACAATGTACATTAAGCTCTACCCAGCCAGAACTTACGACTCCCGCTCTTGGCACAGGGCAATGAGAACCGAGGAGACGTTCTTCTCGTGCTTGTTGGGCGTGAGGGTCTTGGGACGCGGAAAGGCGGGCAGGTTCCGCATCTTGTCCATGCACCTGTGCTGGTTCTCCGCCTCCAGGATCGACTTGTAGTCGTGGGAACTCAGATGCAGGTGATCCGTGTGGGATGGTGGGGCGACACTGGACGGCGAGGAAACGGCCATCGATTCCGGCATGGATGTCCCCAGGTGGCGGTACTGAGGACTCAGTAGCTTCAGATGCGCCATCATTAGCTGGGGGGTGGAGCGGTTCGCCAGCACCAGGCCGCGCACGTTGGCCAGGGACATCTTCTCCGGGTTGACAACAAATTTGCTTCGATTATGTGTATTATTATGAGTTCAATGCTAAATGATGTAAACAAATGGGGAAACGAACTTTGGAATTGAGTGGAATAACAGCGAATGCTGTGCTGTTACGCGCAAACGCTGAACCGTTAAGTAGATCTGTACAAATCAGCTGACTCTACAGCTGTTAAAGAAGGGCGcaatatttgaaataaaaactattcCATATCCAAGACAAATATctgatttaaaatatataggcCCAACTCTTTCGTTTTCAAACTCTTCGGGTTCGCTTCTTTTTATTCAGAAGAAAATTCAGAACAATGTCCATTTTTTAAAacgttttattaaaatttgtcaTCGCTTTGGGAGTCTgctgcacaaaaaaatatatattgcatttatttaataataatcgcCAGTGTTAACGCTAAATGTTTCTGTTTCCCTAGGTAATCGGTATGCAAAATGTTAGTTTGTTAGTCAATCGACAATTATCGACTGGTTTGGGGGGTTATCGCTTTGCTATCGTTTGTTATCGCCGTGCTATCGCCTCTTCACAATCCAGGCAAGGTACTGCTTACAATTTACAACTATTTAAACATTACTTTCGTTATTGGCGGCCGTCTGCTTGGCCACCGAGCCGGCTGCCACTCGGGTTCGGGTGAATTTGCTAATGGACGTGGGAGATGccgtagcagcagcagcagcggcggcggcgccGGCGGCAGCATCCAAATGAAGACTATTCCCGGCCGGATAGACACATCCTTTGCGACGACGTCCCGCCGGCGAGCCAGAGTTCCTATCACCGATTTGTACTAGGCTGGGCATGTCCTCGCTGCGGGTGAAAACGAACTCCTCGGACGAGAGCCGCTTCCTCACCCGTCCGCCGACCACATCCGGTCGCTTCCCGTTGCTCATCGGCGATGGAGAGGCGGGCGCCACCAAGGCCGGAGTCTCCAGGCCAGAGCCACCGCCCAGAACCGGAAAATGCGACTCCAGTACCCCCGGACGCATCAGTATCTCTTCGAGATGGGGTCCGCCATTCTGGCGTGCTGGCGTGACGACCTGCTCTAGCGAGGAATTGGCACTGTAGAAGCTTGTGTCCGTGGAACCCAAGCCCAGTCCGAGACTGGCGCCCGTTCCAACCGCGAGATCACTGCACTGACCGTGCTGGGAGCGAGTGCAGCATCCGCTCTGGGCATCCCGGCCACACGGACAGTGCGGGCACAGTCGCAGGCAATGGTCATCGGCTAGGATGTCGCTATCGCTGAAGGTTAACTTCTTGACAGGCTGAGCCTCCCTGGACACATCCTGCTCCCCTTCCAACGGATCCGCCGACTTGGAGGTCTGCGGCAACTGGGGCAGCCTCTGCAGACTGTGCGCCGAGGCTGACTCGAAGCTTTCGTCACTGGAGTCCAGACTGTGGTCCGGATAGATGCGCGGAAAGGTGACAAAGACGCGGCCCATTCGCTTGTACTGGTCCAGATTTCTGCTGTCCTCGGCACATCCTGCCAGGTTTTCCGTGAACTTGGGAGCCCGCCGCATCACCTTGGGCGTGTGCAGCTGCGACTCGAAGATGTCTTCGAGAGGTACCTTATGGGGCCCAACTGCCACTCCCATGTGGTGCAGGTACCGCTCAATACTGTTGGCCAGGCTAATGGGCACGCTGGTGCGCGATGAGACACTGGAGATCTCCGAGAGCGTTTCCGGGCTGGCCAATGGCGCCAGTCCGTACCAGTCGTCGTGAAGCAGGTCTACACCGGCACCTGTTCCTGCGTCCGAAGCCCTACGCAGAGCCTGCCGTTGGGCGAGGGGCAGAGTGCGAGGTTTCTTTTCCGAGTGCTGGCGCTCGAGGAGTACCCTTTCGCCCGACTGCCATCCGACCAGGGACCTCTCTTCCAACTGGCGGCCGAGCAGGACCGGGGGAGGGGTTGGGGCCATGTCGAAAGCCACCGCTTTGAGCCGGGGCACTGGTACGTCCTCCGTTTCAGGCTCGTGATTAGCAATCACTGTGCCCGTCGTCTCTGAGCTCATGAGGGATGGACTCTGCCGCAGAGCCACGGTGGCCAGGCTGTCGTCCAGAGCGCTTGATATGTCATAGGGGGTAAGGCTGCGGCCCAGAATGCTGCCCGCCAGGGAGGAGGCCTTACTGCCACGAGGTGGCATTGGTTGCAGGGGCATCGTACCAGTTCCACAACCAGATCCGTTCGTGAAGGATGTTTCCAGGCAGAGCTTGTGCTGGGCACTCGGCGTCAGTGGCAGGCAGTTGCTCAGGTTCGTGTAGGAACTTTGCGAGGGCCGTTTGCAGTGTGTCCGGCCATGATTCGTTTCCGTTTCAACTTCCGTTTCCGTTCCGGAGTTCGGTCTCACTGGATCCGAGTCGCCATTAGTGCTGCTATGAGCCAGCTCCTGGTGATCCGTTTCGGGACCCTCGTTCGATGCAGTGGAGAATGCATTGGATGTCTGGCGCTGGGGTTTGCGTGGCCCACTCGTTGTTACAACCTAGAGGAGAAGTGTCATGGATTAAATAATACCCTGTATTTTGGATCCAGCTTAGACGTAGTTTAGAGTCCTACTGTGTCTTTTAGTCGATTAATTGATCGATTGCTAGATAAATTTAGATCTTCTTCTGCGATAACTGCTTGACTGATGATTAATTTATCGAAATAATCGATTATTTATCCAGCAATCGAACCGATCAATCATGCTTTATACAGCTTATACAGTTACATTCAAATGCAGAAAGAGACGAATAGACGAATGTTGCGAGCGAGAGAGATTGAGAAAGCGAGCAAGTATGCAAGTATGCAAGTATGTATGTACAGTGGACAGTCGGACAGTGGGCTAGAGTGAAAGAGACAGATGCATATGCAGATAGCGTGTGACTAAGTACAGTTGAGTCAAAGGGTGAGTGAGTGGTACAGTTGCGCATATGGATTAAGAGTTCGATTTGGTGAGGAGTGGGTGTTTTTCTGGTTTTGGGTGGATCTGTGATCAGTGGGAGCTTACGGGTGCGAGACACAATATCGATATTCGTTGTACATACACAGCGAGTTCAATTACATTTAGAGATTATACAAAAATTAACgggttgtttttattttatttgtttgagGTTAGGTTGAGAGCGGGAGAGAAAATATACatagagagagatagagagagagagagagagagacttgtaattcggttgacataagaaattttgtttggttttagaGAGAGAGCAAAATGGAAAGTTGCTTTAGATCACTTGtttaatgatttaatttgAGATTGACTGTTATTTTATTCTAATATAGAAGTAGAAGTAGGCGGGCAGCTGTACCTGGTATCAGTATTTTGTGTTGTCgtagttgttgtagttgtagttACTGTCGTGTTATCATTACGTCTACGAGAGGTACATGCCTTTACGGTTCGATCTCTACAAGACACGACCTGTGCACATCATCGGGTAAGAACGATCGTATTTATCGTATTTGTATCGAAAATCGTTAAGTTTCGAAATCGAAAAGAAGCAGAACAAGAAGCGTTATTAAGTTCATCAAATTGTACACAAAGTTCGACTTAATTAGGTTTTGGGACTTTGGGGATAGACGGAGGTCCTTTTAGCTAGGATCCTTTTAGCCACTACTCTCTCACTGGCGTCTAAGCACCCAACCTCCCCCCAGCTAAGCCATTACATAAGCTTCACAACAACAACCATTCCCATGCAGCAGATGTTTCGTGTTCGTGTCGGTGGTTTGTGATTGGTGGCTTGTGGTTGGTGGTTAGTGGTTAGTGGGCTTGGAGTGTAAAATTCGAAATCAATAAACTTACCAAACCAAATCCGCATAAAGAACTCAAATCAAATGATCATTTTTCAACAAATTCAAACCAGATACTAGCGGTGAGTATTCCAAGTGCGTCCAAGATCCACAAACAGCTACTGAAACCTTGAAATTCTAGCAGAGCATGGGGAACTTACATGGGGAACTGCACAGATACCCACTCGACGCCTAGGTGtcggaaataataaaaagcataattcaaaataaaaattggtgTATATTGATcgtaaaaataaagaaatcaaTCCAGTTGAAATCCGGCCAGGGCCTCGACTCAAAGTCGAGATATTTCGCGGAGAGCATTGTGACACAGAGATTGGGAAACGAAATGCAATTACATTTGTTCAGCTTACTCGTTAATGGACAGACACGGGGAGTACTTAAGTGAATTACAAACAAAATTacaaacaatttaaatatacaACTTAGGCGTAATTGTAAAGATTCAAGTCCGTTGTCAAGgccttaaatacaaaatagtggactggatctggatctggacCTTAAGGTTTGCAAGTGCTGGCTAAGTATCGGTTCAGTATCTGAGGACATtaaatcaaaatatcttaagcgacaataaattaatacaaaaaaaagatgTAAATGTAACATTACTCAAAACTATAAACAATAAGCGATAACTCTTAGACTAGATACAATAAGATATTTGGGCATTTATGCTTGTCATGACTGAGGGAGTGTGGTTTTGTGTTCAAGTGGCTTTCTTTCAggtgtttttagtttttagtttttagttttcaagTTTCAAgtagttttttgtttcttcctTCCCAATGAACAGAGTCTGGACTAGTGGGCAAGGTAGAGACACAAGGACTAACTATATCGGTGCTGCGTACTCTATATAGATACGTTGCTCTAGGGACTATAGTtagactatatatatatacgattCTAGGACAACGACGACGACCACGGGTGGTGTACTAGGAGGGTGATGTTCATTCCCATTCCACTCCAGTCCAAGTAGTCAGATCAACTGGCCGTGGAGTAGCTGTGCTCCGAGGAGCTGGGCCCGTCCTCGAACTCTGAAATTACCTTTTTGAGAGCGGCCAGGACCTTGTCGGGCATGTGATCCTGCAGCATTACCGGCGAAATCAGCACCTCGTCAAAGTCCGTGGAGTCTGCCCAGATGGCCTGGTAGACGGGCTCCCGATTCTTCAGGACATTTCTgcaaaaatacacaaaacagCATTTAGAATCTGTTTCTATCTAAAGGTTTTCGAAATGAAATACAAACTACTTTCTATGGGGATATATTACACAGAGTTCTGCTAATCGATTTTTTACCACAAaaagctatatatatatatttaatatcgTAGAAATCTGCTTGAGATTCCTACCAGTATGATTTTTACTGAAAGTTTTGGATCGAAATTCATGCTGGGTCTTCTAATTCTCTAAGAATCTAAAAAGGAACTGATAAGGACACAACTCGTGTGAGTGTGAGCAGGGGGGGCAGAGAACGAGAGAATGAGAGGGGGAGACACAAAGACAGAGATAGATTCTAAGAAAGGGATGGAATGAGACATGCAACAATTAACatgcaaaaattatacaagAACTCTATGAGATAGTATCTTAAAACAGAAATTTAATAGATTCTTCTTTCGAACACACAACAAACCAAACAAGCTAATCAAAAACACAGAGAAAGTGTGcgaaagaaagagagagagcgcGAGCAAGAGCAGGATAGACATAGAAACAAagaaagagacagagagacggagagggagagagagagagagagagataaaCAAAGATAGAGATAGATGTTCAGTTACTGCAGCGCTGCTCTCAAGCTCTTCATCTTTCAATCTGTTGGATGCGATttgtatctgaatctgaacTCTGTGCTGTAGCTGTGTGGGTGTAGGTGTATATGTGGACGTATGGGTGTGtgatgtgtgtgggtgtgtgtgccTACCTCCAACCACTGTCGTATTTTTGCCTGaaagaatatttttgagaattattttcgtttctaTTACGTTTGGGAGGGCTTTTTGGAGGGCTCGGGGGttcaaaaacacaaattttcaacaaaaacaCGTTCAGCAACACAAATCTTGAACAAAACAATacgaaaaacaaaccaaaactTTAACAAGTGAGAGTAGTCGAGATATAGCCGACTATGTGATGCGCTGTCTTCGGATTTCAAATAAGTTCTTAGGCTGGACTTTCCTCTCCTAGGCCTGGACTTGCCCTAAAGATGGTTATATTTATGAGAAAATGTTGTGGAGAAATAAATTCAGAGTTTCGAGTTAATGGGACTACACTCTAATGGTCCCAGTAACTGAGACATCACGTTTCGTACGAGTAGTTACATAAATCTCACGGGCATGCCAGTCTTTGGACAGAAATTAGAGGTTTCGGTGGCGGAGCGCGAAGGGCCCGACCTCAATACTCGTGGAGTTCAGTGCCCCCCAGGTGCCAACCAGATCATGCACCGAGAAAAGTACTTAGTTTCAGGCAAGAGAGTATAGTGGTCTGAGAGCTAGTATCGAATGGGAGTGAATGGAGCTTGGTGGGTGATGTGACAGGCCCCAGTATCAATAGTCTAGCGAATGAGTAGGACTCCTGAACACCTGGCATATGAATACTCAATTTATGACCCATTTCTCGTACTGGGGCGCTGGGGTGAAGCTCAAGTCTAAGCAACTGACGTCATGGCGGTGAGTCAGTTGCGGATCAGTCCGGCATTCTCGCGACTCTCACTGGAGGCAGCTGGCAGCTGATAAGCCCCTCAATTAGCACGGACCTTGGTCAGAGACGCGGATCTGTGATCTTTGGCGAACTCGGATCTCAATTCGAACCAAACAAAACGACAACAAATAAATCACACGGGCTTTGGGGTCGAGGCGGAATCAAATGCGGATACGGATTCGGATTAACGCATTTAATTCTAAATTTGGAATCTTCTTTTCGTTTCTGGCCAATCGTCAACTCACTCTTCAGCCTTGGGATGGTGCCGCACTATGTGGATGATGCGGCCGGGCGGATACAAGGGCTGGTGCAACGTCAGAGCAATCGAGCTATCCGTCGGATGGGCGCTGGTCGACCGGGCAGTGCCACGTTCCTGGGGAAGAGTTCAGAGATACAATGTTATTGGAATGGCCAGCCAGTGGAATGGGAGATTTCAGTGGGAAGTACCTCCTGATACTGGTTTATGTGCGTGTCCTGGCCGGACATGTTCACCACGGAGGTGGGCTCCGGTCCACAGCCACAACAAATTACTGAGCAGGAGATTGTTTTCCACTAAAATGGGGCAAGAGAATGTAAATTTTAATAGTACTATCGGGGTGTCAGAGAAAGGACATCTACCTTGGGATCCACACTCCGCTGAATGGCATTTATCAGGTCGGCtcgcagggcttccatctggTTCAGGCCGATCCTGGGCACAACGTCCTTGCCCAGAACCACCGAGGTGATGAACGACTTGGAGTACTCCACGGCGGGCATACTGCAATTCGAAACAACAAACTACAGATCGGAAAACCAACAAGGAAGAGACCAAGCCCACCTGAGGAGTCCTCCAGGAGGAGAGTAGCTGAAGCACTGCAGAGTGGGATAGTCGGGTTTCAAGAGAATCGCCAGTATCGCCGCGGTTCCGGCGCCCAAGGAATGACCCACCAGCACCAGGTCGAAGGAGTGCGTCTGGCGATCGGGATTCCTCTGGAGCGCCTTCTCAATTATGTTGTCCTCCTGCAGCTTGTTCTTGATGTAGATCGCCGCCTGCACCATTCCCTTGTGGCCGAGCCAGTCGTCCCGCGGCGGCTGCAGCGGCAGCACCTCGCCCTCCGCATTCAGGTCCGTGAGTATGTCCTTCATGCTCAGGGTGCCCCGTATGCTGATCACTATCGCCCGGTGGGTGTAGTCGACGGCCACAAAGAAGGGCGTCTCGCCCACGTCCACGTGGTAGGTGGCGTACACGATGTCGATGTCGCCCATTTGGAGGGTTTTCTTCAGGGCGGCGTAGTTGCAGAGGCAGCAGTTGTCCTGGATCACTTCCGCGTCGTCGCCGCTGCCACAGAAGCAGCCAAAGCATCTGGGGGATAGGAAGATACATCATTCAATCTCATATCCAAATAAGTCATGATAACTTTTGATTATACGACTCCTGCCGCCCTCAAAAAGGTTGGCCCGGAAATGTACTTGTTCCCCTGCTCGTTAAAAAGTTTCAGTTAATAAAACTGAACTGAGAGAGCGTCCTGCCAGAGTCCTGCCACTCCCCGAAGCCTTGAAAATGCATTGCAAAATAAACTCACAAATTAACACGAAAAACGCCCCTCAAGGCTTCCCGATTCACAGCAAATGCGTAAACATTTCCCATCATAATGgcttgtagttttttttaattaaagctcAAATTTGCTTTTGTTTATTCGTGTAGCACATGACACACCTACGCCCTGGCTGCGGGGCTTTCCGCCCATATTTGTGTTTGCAATTTTCACATTTTCAGGGAAATAGCTGACTGAAAACTGCACCGCCGCTGCATGGCAACTTTTTCCCCTTTTCATCAGATCAGAGAGTGGGTTTTTGCGGGAATTCCAcggaattacaattttaatgGAGAGCACAACAAAATAAATCATTTCCTATGGCTTACAAATAAAATGTCCGAtttattgaattaaatttGAGGCTTTGACGCAAACACAATACTAAAAGCTTTCAATTACTGGCCCGAGGAATGGTAATATAATTGTTGCAGCAAAAAACTCCATCAGATATAATATGTTTGTGTAAAGTGCTTTGATTTTGTCCGATTGATGTTGGCAGTACATTGGGTAATTGGGTTATTAAGAGCCCAAATTGATGGTTATTGGAGAGCTCTGGCTGCCTGCTTAGTTTGTAGCAACTATTTTGGCCAAGAActgaacattaaataaattacaacTCACTTCAGTTCCGGCAAGAGGTGCCACATCTTGGTCCGGTTTATGATGACGTACATGGGCCAGCCGTAGGCGCCCTGGGCGAAGTACATGTAGTGGATGACCGTCTGAAAGAAGTCGTAGTTTTTGGCATCGTTGAGTGCTAGGAACTGGGTACGCTCCGTGATGGGCACGCCGCTGAGGAACTCGTAGGTGCCGTTCTTCCTTTGCCTGACAATGGCCTCCCTCTCGAGGCGTTGGAACTTCCGGAGCAGGACCAGTCCGGCCACCACGTCCGACGGCACCACGTCCAGCTCCCGGAAGAAGTCGCTCAGCAGTCGGGCGATGTCCGTGAAGGAGTTCCGGTTCCGCTCCGAGGAGCCCATGCAGCAGAACAACAGGCGACAGCGATGGTCCCAGCTGTCCTGGTAGGCCCTCATCACCTTTCTGGACGTGGGAAGGTTGGAaaaaggggtttgaattaGTTATGGACTGTCTATCCCATACTGTCTATGtgtaataaacaaaatatgtgACATTCACTTGCCTTTGCCGCCAATTTCGATTCATGGAGTTGCTTCTTTTGTAGTTGAATCTCGACTCCGTTTCCCGCATAGATCGCTGGTACTTCTTCATCTTCACCCACGAACGGCCTGCGGCGTCGAAGGTGCACCAGATGGTGATCAGGGTGATGACCACCAGGACCCAGTTGCAGATGATAATGGCTGTAAATCAAAGAATAATGACTACAAATCTAATCTATGTGAGCAGAACCTACCTATGTAGACCTTCTTGGGATCATCGATGGG contains:
- the LOC6501974 gene encoding nucleoside diphosphate-linked moiety X motif 8, with the protein product MSLANVRGLVLANRSTPQLMMAHLKLLSPQYRHLGTSMPESMAVSSPSSVAPPSHTDHLHLSSHDYKSILEAENQHRCMDKMRNLPAFPRPKTLTPNKHEKNVSSVLIALCQERESDLVSLLYTRRSRHLRSHSFQISFPGGRRDPHDACNVDCALRETEEEIGLPRDRIKVWGEAKELHLPRTSSIVPVVGVIPDFHISELHLNMEEVEEAFIVPLNSLIMPKATRHTQFRSGYSGPVFAVDHYRIWGITGYLTHLFLHSLLPPNLLPDCLKTNIKFIRPFKIPPKPAHHHKQSTTDPSMRD